Genomic segment of Tamandua tetradactyla isolate mTamTet1 chromosome 1, mTamTet1.pri, whole genome shotgun sequence:
tcagtggttttggactcagtGTATAgacatgtaatttgtgataagaatGACATAATGGTGGAGGAATGGAGAAGTATAGCAAGCAGGATTGTTATAGATTCAGGAgtttaaatttaagtcccatggtaagTACAAAGAATCTATTGGAGACTATgtaagctcatagagacagaagttagagtacaggttgccagggacaAGGGGTgggagaaatggggagttaatgcataatgggtgtaagGGTTCTGTTTGGGGATGTGGGAACGTTTGAGTAATGGAAGGTGCTGAGGGCACCACCCTGCTGTGGGTGTGATACTCCACTGAATGGCACGCTTGGGAGTGGTGGAGAAGGGAGAGTTTATGATGTATATATGTtctcacatttaaaaaacaaagaaagagctgCTAAAGAGATGGCCCATTAAATGAAACATGTGATTCTGGATGGGAtataacaagggaggagaaaaggctcaaagagacattattgggacatatgaaaaatgagaatatagactgtaagctttatatcaatgttacatttcttgaacctgataactgcacttaaggtggttatagAAGTGAtatcttgttcttaggaaagtGTTAAGTGTTCAAGGGACAGGATGTAGATGACCTAaattgttcagaaaatggattgataaatggATAGACAGCAAGACAGAAAGACAAATGGGTGGATAGACAGACTGATAGGGCAAatgcagcaaaatgttaaaattggtggagcTGGGTATCTGGGGAGGTGGGATGGAGATAGGTTGGCGTTCTCTGTATTGGGTTTgcattattatcatttttgtaACTGCCCTGCAAAAtctgaaaatagttaaaaataaaaagttttaaaagaagacaGTAGCTGCTTCCTGATTGTTGGAGAAAGGGTCTTGAAGCTGACGTGCATGGCTGAAACAGGGCCGTCGCTCCTCCAGGGAATGGGTTGCTGGAGAGACGCCGCCTTCTCCAGGCAAGGGACCGGCCAGGGCCTCAGCGTAAGGGGACCACGGCGCTCAGCCTAGGGTCCTCGGGCATTTCTGCCAGATGCGGccactttcttttctcaaaatcgtTTAAGAGGTTGGCGTTCCCATTCCCTGGAGCCCTAGTGACCAGGTCTGGTCACGTACTGGCCTCTGGATCTCAGATATTTCATTCAGCCTCATTTGGACCGTATGGGCTGAAGTGAAAGGTCTCCAAAGGAAAACTGGAGGACCGTCACCCAAAGGGAAGACAGGCTGGGAAGGAAAACACAGCAGGTGTCCTTTATGATTATTGTGGGGTAATACCTGGTAATGTGAGCCGCAGGTGGGGACACTGAACCCGCCTGGAGAGTGCCAGCCACGGGGAAGGTCATGTACAAGGCCCAACGATGAAGGCACCAAAGCACACGTGGGAAACTGCACATGGATGGCAGGTGGATTGGAAGGGACTGCACCGAGATGGCAAAACCAATTAGAGAGCTGATGGTGAGAAACCAGGATGGTCTGGAATAGAGTTGGTGGCCATTTGTTTGCAGTCATTTCTCTCCCCGTCTCCATGCCCCATCACAAAGTGAAGCCAATTTCTCTACTCCTGGGCTTGTGGCTTTCTTTGGCCAGTTCCAAGCCGAGGGCTCAAGTGACCTTGCAGactttccctttccctcctgGAGTTCCTGCATCACTGTGTGAAGAAGTCCCGACCCCTCTGCTGTGTGGAGCAGAATCAGCCCATCCCAGCTGCGGCCTGACAGGTGAGCCTGCAATTGACTGCAGGTATGTGGAAacccagctgagcccaggccaCAGCATCAGAACTGTGAGCTAAAGAAATGGTTACACTAAACCTCCAAGATTTGGGGTGGTTTACCATGCAGCAATAAAGAACTGAATTAGAGGATGTTTAtaggaatgaagagagagagagaatgtatgCGTTAAGAGTCAagagcttaaaagaaaaaagaccagaTTTTAATGACCCATTGTAGAGAATGATGGAAAGAGAGGTTGGGCCAGAGCTGCGTGGGCCAGCTGGCAGGTGAGACATTGGCCAGAAGCCCAAGACGGGTGTGGCTGGAGCCCAGAAAGGGCTGGAACGAACAGCATTGCCCTCAAGCCACCGCTACTCTGAACCTTAGAGGGTTTGAGCAGAGAGCTAGAACATCTGTGCTGGAGAAGGATCCTCGAGGGGAAGCTGGGCTGTGGGCAGAAGGACCAGGCGTGGTTCAGGGACAGATGGACGTGCCCTGGTTCCCGGCAGGCGCGGGCGCCTCTTACAGGCATCTCAGTAAGTTAACGTGAAACCTTTTAAACTATTTTGAGGAAAGAAAGTGGCCGCATCTGGCAGAAATGCCCGAGGACCCTAGGCTGAGCGCCGTGGTCCCCTTACGCTGAGGCCCTGGCCAGTCCCTTGCCTGGAGAAGGCGGTGTCTCTCCAGCGCCCAGGCCCGTGGCCTCCGCGCGTCTCCGCGTCATGCTCCGGGAGGCCACGAGGGGGCAGCAGCGCACCACGTGTTCCCTCCGGGCCGCGCGGTTCTCAAACCGGAGCCTGCCTGGGTCACTATCACCTAGAGGACTAGCTAAGCCCGGGTTGCTGGGCTCCACCCCCAGAGGTCTGCTGGTTTGGGGAGGGAGCCAgtttttaacaagttcccaggtgatgctgctgctgctgatccgagatcacactttgagaactactgagggtgaggctgggggtgggggtccagGAGGGGGGTCGGGGGGTCTCGTCCGTGCAGACACAGCGCCGGGGAAGCGTTGTGAACCGGGCAGCCCCTCCAGTTTGTGGTTGACGCAGTTGCTTTTCTAAGCCCCTTTTTTAAACAAGAGAGGTGATTCCGTTCATTCAGCAGTGACAGAAACTGTTCCGGGTCCTGGGAATCCATGCGCACATACCAGGGACTGCCACGCCTGGCCTTGGGGAGCCCGCTCACCAGTGCTGAGTGTAACAAACAAGGAACTACTCGGGATGTTGGACAGTGGTGCGCGGATAGACAGACGGATTGACAGATGGGTGGACAGAGTGATATGGCTAATGGGGCAAAGCGTTAGAATTGATGGAGCTGGGCAAATGGGGGGGTGGAGGGTGTCAGTTCTCTAGGGGCgttgtattattttttgcaactattctgtaagtttgaaattatttcaaaatgaagagtttgaagaaaagaaaatgtgatgcATGCTATGGGAAAAAGAGTAAGGAGAGCTGCTTAAGGCAGAGTagaagagggggtggggggctgagggGCCCAGTGAATGGTGGCTTTGTGAGTCAACACTTGCAGGAGTTCAGGTCCCTGCGGGCATCTGGGGGATGGTGATTTGGGTCAGAGAGCCACGGCCTTGTAGTCTTGGCTTCTGGATTCTGGGGtaccgcccccccacccccaccccaagggctGTGTAGACTTCCTGCAGTTGCTGAGCTCACAGTCCCCTGTCTGGTCTCTCCTGTGCAAACCTAATTCCTCCCACATTcaattccttctctctctctctttttattataTTGCACCAAAGACGCCATTCACGGAAGaatattctatttatatgaagttcaaatgCGGGCAGAACTCATCTCTGGCGATGGAAATCAGCACGTGCTTGCCTTGAGGAGTGAGGGAATAGCCAGGAAGGGGCAGGAGGGACCtttctgagatgggaaagttttctCTGTTTGCTTGGGTGTTGGTTATGGGAAGGGTACATTTCTAAAGACTCAAAGTATACACTTAAGACCTGACCATTTAACTGTGTGTAAATTATAGCTCAATAAGACGAGTTATTAAGAAGAAACCCCTCCATTTAAACACAGagaatgttttctaatttcctgGCTGGATCCCGTTGGAGAGgcagtttttatatttaaacagaCCCGGGTAGACTGTGGAGAAGGatgaaaattttatgtttattttttttaaaaaaagagtaaagcaTGAGACTTCAAACAGAATTTCCCACTTGTTGGTTTATTTCAGGCTGTGTTCCCCAGTGTCTGGGAGGTCGCCTTCATTCTCCCTGCTTTTTTCTACTCAAAATATTGAGACGCACAGATCTATATAAAGTGATATGGCACATTGTGATGGCTTAAAAAAAGTTAATTCTTAttattggaatgatttctaattgttttgttaattctttttttaattaataaaaaaaataaaaaaaaaaccacacatttcagcctcaaaaaaaaaaaaaaaaaaagttaattcttATTAATGTGAATTGCGTTGGCTGGATCACTTGGAGGCTTGCTTTCTGACTTCTAGATGGCGTGATTTTAGCTTGTGAAATCACGAATAGTTCAGTCCCCGACTTCAACCCTGGATGGGAGGATTTTTTCAGAGCGGCACAAGTTCTTCAGTCCagggaaggaagcaggagatTCCGAACATCTgtgacccccacctcccccatgccccccataacctcccctcaccccatcccccaTTCCCCCTCCTTGCCAGAGCCCCAGCCCAGCACCTGCTCAGCCGGTTGTTGCAGGAGACAGCTCCCCATCTCCTCCCCAGGGGACGTGGAGAGAAAGCCCACATGGACATGTCTGATAAAGGTCGTGGAGAGGCGGGGTGTGGACCAGGGGACCCTAGGAGCCTGGGTCAGCCTCCAAGGCGGTGGCTTAGAGGCGGGGGGCGGGGAGACCTAAGGTCACGCTGTATGTCCGGGTCGCCAGGGGCGGGGCAGCTTGTGAATGGTCCCATCCTCCAGGGCTTGGGCCAAAGACCCGAGCTGGGTGGTTACCTGCGCCCAGGGTGTGGGGTGCATCCTCGGCTGCCGGGGTGGGTGCCTGCCGGGCACTGCGGCTCCATTCCCGGGCCAGCTCTAAAAGGCTGTGTTCTGGGGGCTGCGGGCCCCGGGGGGCGGGCAGGGCCCTGCCAGGCAGCGGCGGTACTGGGGCTCCAGCCGGCAGAGGCGGTTCTGGTTGGACACGCGGGTGGCCAGGCCCAGCCCGCAGGTGACCGAGCAGGCGCTCCAGGCCGTGCTCCATGCTGGGCACGGGATGCCCGGGGCGGGGGGCGCCACGAGGCCAGACCACCGGGGTCCTGGGGGCGAGAAGGAGAGGTCAGCACCGCAGGGCCAGGGCTCGGAGCCACATCAGCTACCGGCTGGCAGCTCACCTCGGTCAAGTTGCTTAACTTCAAAACTCCATTTCATCGGATGTGGCACCCCTCGTGCTGGTTGCTGGGACTGAATAAAATAAAGGACGTGGTGTGCCGGCACAGCGCCCGGCCCTCATAAGCACCCCATAGATAGTGGCTGTGAGGCAGCAACGGCGGCCCTGATTGTGGGGGCAGCTCCCCGGCCGGCGGTGAGCTGCTTCAGGGCAGGGGTGACCCCTCGCCTTCCCTGGACCCCTAGAAAACCTCCCAGGCGGGAGCTGCGCTGCCTGACCTTGGGGCAGGGCCGCAAGCAGCTCTGGAGCCTTGCCTGGGACCAGCAGGCACGTTCAGCCAGGCCTGGCTTCCCTCTTTCCTGCCCTGACTCTCCTCTCTTAATACTTTGTTGTCCTTCCTTTTAGCTCTTTGCTCATGGGTTCTCAGCTGGGGTGATTTGAACCCCTGGGGGACACTTGGCCATGCCTGGAGGCATTTGGGGGGGGGTCCGTGCTGTGGCATCTGGTAGGTAGAGGCCAGGGAAGCTGCCTGCTAAACTGCCTGCAGTGCACAGGACAGTCCTCGTAGGCCAAAGGTCAGCAGTGCCGGGGCTGAGAAACATGTACTAtacctgtgcacacacacacgtgcacacacgtgCACGCCAACAGTGGACAGGCACCTATCCTGCCTCATCTACTCAAGGAGAACTCAGTGACCTTCTCCTGTGCATTTCAACAGCTGCATTGCGCTCCCTGGCAGGGACAGTAACAGCCCCCGCCGGGAGAAGGCGCCTGCCATGGCCGGAGGCTGTGCTGACCGCGCTGCCTGCGCTGCCTGTGCTAACTCACTCACGGCTCACAGCAGCTCTGTGAGGCACAGCTGCTTATCGTCCCCATTTTAGGTTGGCAAAGTgagacacagagaagttgaaCAACTTGCCCccagtcacacagccagtaagtggcGGGGCTGGGACTAGAACCCGTACAGAGCCTGTGCTCCTCACCCCAGGCTTCACGGCCTCTCGTGGAAACCATCCCCTGCTgtggttgtcttttttttgtaaagtCACAtgcatgtgattaaaaaaaaaagatcagcaacataacataaaatttctaaaactcAAGAGTTTATAGAGGGAAGCACCATCTCTCCCCCACCTCTGCCTGCCCCTAGGCCGCATCCCTGAGGCAGCCACCTTGCCTGCTTCAGTTTTGAGTTCCTCTTTTGATAAGTCCAAATACTGATATATTAATAACATTATGGATTACGTTTTAATTATATTACACAGTAAAATTAATGTTAATACTATTAGATATGCCCATCTTacacatttatattatataacattaattatattgtattatattattgTACCACTGCTAGGAAATGTGAGAATTTGGCTCAATTACCTTTTggttctccttccctcccccctcgatctattaatttttaaattattcatgatTTAAAATGATACTCTGAAACCACGGCTTCTTGTTCTGTCAGCTTTAAAGAGGTCTGGGGACTCCTGCTCTCCCCGCCTGTACCTCTCCACACCGCCGCCGTGAAGTCTCTGCTTCCACGTTTCCAGGTGTGTGTCCTGGCACCTGAgggcccccccagccccccaccgcCTCCAGGGTCCTCCCCGGGCACACCCTGCACTCACCTCGGGCTGGGGCGGGCTGGACCCCCAGTGTCCCACCTTGGTCACAGACCCACTCGGGGCAGCACTGGCCCGGGACCTCAACCCTCCGTGGGTGGGGACAGTCCCAGCTGGGCAGCCGGACATCCTCGCTGCAGAGGGGCACACAGGTGAAGCCGCCATCCTCGCAGCGGCAGCGAACCCTGCAGTGCGGCTGGAAAGTCTCCCCATCCCGGTACAGGCGGCCGTTCACCTCGCAGCTCCCGTCGTCCTCTCCCACTGTGGAGGACAGCAGACCCCGGGGGTCACCCTCGGCCCTCTCCCGGCCCACGCCCCGCTGAGTAAAGCACTCTGGAGCACCTGGGCACTGCCACCCCATTGCTGGTCTGTCCTGCACCCGCAGGAAGACTGGGGACATCCCCGACCCTGGCACGAGGCCTGCAGAACACTGGCCTGGcttggcccccagcccctccctttATTAGCTATAGACATTGGCCAAGTGCTTTCATCTTTCCTTGCCTCTGTTTGCTcgtctgcaaaatggggatattaatGGTGCTTATTTCTcggggatgggagaaagactaaaTGAGATGATGTGTGTAATGTAGCCAATGTAAAGGAGGTTTCAATAGATACTATGCTGTTGtaatgttactattattattattattatcattttttttttataacatgggcagacactgggaatcgaaaccgggtccTCTAGGCacggcaggcgagcattcttgcctgctgagccaccgtggcctgcacaatattactattattatataccAATAACAGACAGCTACTAAATACAGACTGATATTTTATGCAACAAGCTTCCACTGCCCCCTGCTGCGTTGTAATCATCACTGTCAGGTCAGGACTTCACtggctggctgtgtgactttggctaAGTTACCTAACTTCTCTGAGTTGCCTGACTGCTACCCACGATGGGCATGGCATTCTGTATGTTCAGGTACATGGGGTGAGATGTGCATGCCACCTAGCACGGCACAaagcacataataggtgctcagagAACACTCTTTGAATGATGCCCTCAATGCGTGGGGTTATGACCACTTCCTCCACCGGATGCGAGCTCCTTGAGGAATTGGGCACCCCCCCATGCCTGCTCACACCCTCGATGGGGCATACAGAACCTCGGGAAACACCCTTTTGTTAATGTCTGGCATGAGGCTTGGCACACAAAAGACACGGGATGAAATAATTCTGACTCCTTGTAATTCAAGAGCTATTTATTGTGCCAACTACTGTGCTCCAAGACAGGAACAAGTCACAGCCCTTGCCTCAAGGGACTCACAAGGCCGGTGGGGAGACAGATGTGAAAGTCACCATCTCCCAGGCAGAATGATGTAAGAGCCCTGGAGAGGTATGAGTGAGCTGCTTGGGAAGTGCAGAGCAAGAAAAATCAGAGAGGGCTTCCTGGAGACATTGATTCCAACTGAGCTGGGTCTGGGGGACAGGACCAATTGGTAAGCAGATTCTCCCAGGTCCCCCAAGAAAATCCATAGCACTGATTAATCACAAGAGTTTCAGAGTCACAGACTTGGATGCAAACCCCAGCTTCCCATTTGTTAGCTGTGcaaccctgggcaagttacttcacctctctgagcctcagtaccCTGCCCACAGGGCCACTATGAGGAAGAAATGGGCTAGAGtatttatttaaagcattttgCCTTGAGCCTGTTACCTAgtaagatgctcaataaatgggaATGGGTTTTGCTTATTCTTCCAAGGAGAACAGAACCAGTGTCGGCTCCCTTTCCTGTTCCCCCAGGGCATAGCCAGGGCTCCTTATGGTTCCAAACCTCTGACCTTTGGCCTGGACCCTGTAGCAATTGGTTTCCTGGAAACTGCAGACGCAGCTGCACGTTAATCCTCACTCCCAGCCTGGCAGAGCCCGTCGTCCCCCCGCCTGACTCATGCCACAAGCCTGCTGCCTCCTGGTCACTGAGATGATCAGGTAAACAAAAGGCTTGTTTAGGAAAATCAGCTGGAGGGGTGGTAATTTTAGCAACTTGTCCTGGCACCTCCCCAAATGCCACAAGACACCTCCAAGCTCACTCACTCTTAGAAttccccacacccacccacccatgccCGCTGGCAGATGCTAAAACCCTCTTCTTCCTTCCAGGCTGCTCTAAGGCCCCTTCTCCAGCAACTTCCCCAGCCGGTGCCTTCCACTCGGCTCCCCCAACCCCTCCCAGGCACCCAGTACAGTCTCGTCTGGCCATCTCTGAGTCCCACTAGGACTCCCTTGCAAGGGTGGGGAATACAGGACTTTCCTTCCCCCCCAGTTACTGGCATGctgtgtgtccttgtgcaggggACATAACCTCTTTGAGCctgattttccttatttgcaaaatagggataataacaaCCTACCTTGTTGAGGATAAAAAGAAACCGTGCACAGAAAGGGTCTGttcacagtaggtgcttaataaatggttCATTTACTGCTTGCTCCACTTGAACTATTGTTAttgttcattccttcattcaacaaatatctatcaagcacctactatgtatcaggcactgttctagacacttgtgatacagcagtgaataaatcCCTGCCCTCGTTGGAGCTTTCTTTCTGGTGGAAACAAAcataataaacaagtaaaatgCATTTTGTCAGATAGTGATGAgtgctagaaaaaaaaaggagactcgGGATTGGGTGGACAAGGAAGGCCTCACTGAGAAGGTACGTTTGAGTAAAGCTtgaagaagaggagggaacaggCCATGCAGATATCTGGGGGATCAGAAGGCCAGCTAGGGAGAACagtcagtgcaaaggccctgaggtggaagCAGGCCTGGAGTATTTGAGGAACAGGAAGGAgcccagtgtggctggagcagagagcAGGCTAGGGAGAAGGGGATGAGATCAGAGAGGAAACAGGAGCGAAAGCCTTGCGAGGACTtgggaagccattggagggtTTGGGGCAGAGGGAGAACAAGATCTGACATGTGTTAGCAGGATCCGTCTGGCTGCTGGGTTGAGAATGCACTAGGGGGAAGGATGGAAGCAGGAGGATGGCTGTAGAGTTACTGCAGAAATGCAGGCGGCCGTGATAGGAGCTCAGACCGGGGAGGTAGCAGTGGAGGGGCTGCGACGTGTTGGATTCTGGAAATATCACGGATATTGTGGATAGCATGTGGGATGTGAGAAAAAGAGTGACATCAGGAAGGACTGAAAGTTCTCAAGCCTGAGCTACGGGAAGCATGGTGATGCCTTCAGTTGAGCTGGGGCAGCCGCAGGTGGCGTGAGCGTGGGCTGTGGGAGAGGAGGGGTGCAGCGCTGGATGTGCACTTGCTGTGACCGTGAACCCCCTGAGAAGGGCTGTCGAACCCGGGAGGGATTGGAGAGGTTTTTGGCAGCCCCACAGCCCTGGTTCACCTGCAGGGATCTTGCCTCTAAATTCAGTTCAAATCATTACACATCCTTGCCCAGGCCTGGGAGTTACAGAAGGACCAGGGAACAAGTAAATCCTTGGCCTCCAAGTATTTGAAGTTGGTCCGAGATGGAATAATAAATACTTCTTAATAAAGTTATTGACAATAACAGCTGCCATGTACTAACATGCTGATTGCCAGGCAGTAGAAAGATGGAGCCTAAGGCTGTCGAACCAGATACCCTGTGTTCATCTCCCAGCTTGACCATTTgcaagctgtgtggccttgggcaagttgcttaacctctctgggcctctttttt
This window contains:
- the CCN5 gene encoding CCN family member 5, with the protein product MRSTTETHLLVFSLLGLLSKVCAQLCPTPCACPWPPPRCPLGVPLVLDGCGCCRMCARQLGESCDHLHVCNPSQGLVCQPGAGPGGLGGVCLLGEDDGSCEVNGRLYRDGETFQPHCRVRCRCEDGGFTCVPLCSEDVRLPSWDCPHPRRVEVPGQCCPEWVCDQGGTLGVQPAPARGPRWSGLVAPPAPGIPCPAWSTAWSACSVTCGLGLATRVSNQNRLCRLEPQYRRCLAGPCPPPGARSPQNTAF